The window TAATACCGGCCAATTATAACCAAACGTCTGAAAAGAGAATCATAAATGAGTGTTTGAGAGAGATTCAAGTAACTATTAATTTCAGTTTTTAAGTCATGTATCAGTTTTTTAAAGTTGTTCCTTtcatgaaaattaaataataaatataatagaaGAAGTGAAAACATAAGCAATAtagaaatgttaaaataaagttagtggaaaatatatgaCCTAAAGTTAATTATGtcgaaaatattaatataaggATGAACAAAGTTAATTATgtctaaaatttatgatataaataaaaaaaatcttttataagagtaataaataaaagaacCCAAAATAGCAAATAAGAAAAAGTTTAAAGAACAgaagtaaatatttaaatattttgactgCAATAAATTCACAAGGATGGAAGAAATATGCGTTTTCATTTGATCGGACTCAAATTATATGAGAGGGGGTTATTAGTTTTACATCATAGATTGTAAGCAGTTAATTGCATGCATTAAGAGAATCATAATAATTAATCATACGTGTTTGAAGGAGTAAACCTATATATGTAATATGTCTATATCCGATCCATCTATATATGGACCTAGTATAATATTCAAAACCTTATAATCCATAATATATGCAATAACAGTCAAAACCATATaatccaaaatatataatattcaaaACCTTATAATCCATAATATATGCAATAACAGTCAAAACCatataatccaaaataatactccttcatattcatcttaagtgtctcatttactttatgtactctatccaatgcacatattcaatccttaatatatcgagttatgtataattaaaaattataaaaagttgatattaataatctttacatcaaaacgaatcaaataagatcccacatgactatgttttaacttatagattaataataaaatgcaatttaagagtaatagatgaatagtgtctcaaaaataaatggaacacctaagatgaataggagggagcaATATAATATGCAATGACAGTCATAACCAAACTTCAAACTTTATTCTCCCAAACTTTCTTTTTGTCTAATTTGCGACTATTTGTTAAAACTTTATGTTGATTCTTGTATTAAAATTCTAACTAAGTCCTTCAATTAATCAAACTAGTAAAATTTTACCAAAATATTCTTTCCCTATAAATAATTCCCACATACCTTTTTCTAAAAAGAGAATACCAAACCAAGTAGTATTGAATACAATCTAAGTTCTCTATATTTGTCTCAAACTTTTTGTACAAGCAATCTAACTAGCAATAGCTAGCCATGCAACATTCCATTTTTTCCAAATGTTTTGCTTCATCTAGCCGAATTCTTCGTCCTACAATCCGCCCTTCAACCTTAAAACAAACATGTGATGTATTTATCAATCATAGAGGGAATGATACAAAACGGACTATTGCTGGTCTTCTATACCAACATTTATCTGACCTCGGATACAATCCATTTTTAGATAGTAAAAGTATGAAGCCAGGGGACAATCTTTATAAAAAGATTGACCCAGggattacaaattgtaagattGGAGTGGCAGTATTTTCACAACGTTATTGTGAATCATACTTTTGTTTGCATGAACTTGCATTGATGATGGAGTGTAAAAAGAAGGTTATACCCATTTTTTGGAACGTGAAACCCTCGGAGCTCAGAGTATTAGATAATAGGAGTTGTACTACCAAGGAACTAGAAAGATTTCAAAGGGCTATTGATGAGGCCAAAAACATCGTTGGACTAACATTTGATACTTCAAATGGGTTAGTCTTAATCTAGTTTTATCTTTGCTATTTATAGCATGCATGTCTAGTTAACTTTTTTGAACAAACAAAAGGTCTTTTTTTATTCAAGATTTCATAAAAAGTTGTTCATCATAGCTTAGGTTGGGTGATATTTTTCATACTAATAtcacaaataatttatttggtgggtgacaaaaattaaattaatagaaTTTTAGAGTTTTTGAGCAGTTTTATTATGATAAGAAACATTAACAAGCATTGTGATATAAacgtaaattaaaaattttgttaCGCCAAATACATGATATATATctgttttattttgtagtttttGATGTAAATTCAATGACCAGTCATTGTAGCCAACCTTcacattttaagtttttttttataaattaaaaatgccCTCGCAATATATGCAGaactataaaacaaaaaatatactttctctgtttcatTATATTTACAACTAATAGTATTATTTCTCCGCACAATATGTCATGCACTATCAGTTGTAACAATCATAAAACGgagaaaggttttttttagtaGAATAGATTCGAGCTCTAATCATTGACAACACATAATTAACACTTATGCAACacaaaattattagaatttCAATTACCTAATAATTTTAGTCTTATAAAACGATGCATTATTTAAGTATGATTCTAATAAATAAGCATGTCATTGTTTACAGAGACTGGTCCGAGTTTTTGACAAGTGCAACAAATTCGATCATTCAATGCTTGCATGAAGCCGAAGAAGATGCTGAGAACCTCCATAAACATAAAATCACCAAATATTGAGATGCAAATTTCTTCGGAAATTCTAACAATATATTATGCACAATATGTAGttcattaatatttttctaaaattcttatttatttttaactaaaaaattcattcaattgaattttttattggTAGTTTATAGAAATATATTACTCATATTCACACCCAGATCCTACTTTCAAGCGAAAtattgaatatgatgatgatgtagaAGTATATTACTCCTACCATCCTACTAGTAatactttataaattttataaggTTTATTTTCTTGCAATTGTTATAAGCATTTTGATTATCACGCACCTAGATGAttgacataattttttttccataaataataagatttatagATGTAAAAAGTTTAGAAaggttattaattaattatatctaAATATCGtaaaatattcatatataaaGTAGTTGTACTCCAGCAATCTTATGAATAAATAAAAGTGtggattgaaataaatattttcttttaattgtaTGTCTTGGTTTTAGTAGCTTCTagatcatttaaattatttattatgtcttctaatataattaaattgttatttcattagaataatgaaaaacaattactttcatatatataattaattataaacatATGTGTTTGAGCAAATGTCAAAATCAAGGTTAAAAAACACAGAAAACATACTATgagatgtttggtatataaagtgaaaatgaattaaaaagaGAATACTTAAAGAGGATTAAGGGTAATGATAAGGGTTATTGGCATAAGTTGTTTGGTATAATTATAGATAAGTGAAACACTTAAGTTATAATCACACACAAATCGAATTCATAAAATCTGAAATTAACTTCTCTCATCTGTCTTCCAAGCACATTCATCAACACCCTCCCTATTTTCTAGAGCAAACATCAATGCATTCTAAAAAAAGCAAATCAACAGTATGTTTGTGAATGAACACAGAAAATCACAGTGAGTAATTGGAAAGTGGTAACCAAATTTATGTTTTTCTGTTTACCTCATATTTGTTACCGCTAATTCATAACCGGTAACATTTTGTCAGATTCCCTTACCACCAAGAAACGTAAATAGAAGAAAGAAAATTTTaccaaacaaaaagaaagagtAACGGTTTCACATTCCGTCACTAactttttgaaatttaaatacCAAACACACCCTATGTGTGGGGTAGGCGCGCTTGTTCGAGCCTACCATTTTTTTGATTGAATGGAATTCAccaagattttatttttattggattgaaaaagaaattattCTTTTCCAACTCACCAAGTCAACCATTTATCGTTTAATTgaacccaaaaaaaatcaatttttaataattgaaaataatcatATATTAGGGTTTGTAGGGATAAATTTTATATGAGGAGTAGGTTGAATTTGTAGACGAGGTAGGGTTAGGGTGTTTTTTTTGCTTGTTGAGGTGTTTTTGGCTTGCTTTATTTATGGTggtcaagttttttttttagagaGTTTCGTGGTTAGGAATAACtatcaatcaaaatttttattccGGTCAAACCTTTGACTCTTAATATCATgatagacaaaaaaaataagcttCTTGAAAGATATCTTTTTAGTATgtacttgtttttttttggattttagcCTTTTTGTTGATACTatattttgtatgtttttaatggttttgtttttagagtgaaCCCCTATAACACCTCAATAGGGAATTAATATGCGAACGGAGGATGAACTTGAGTTGAAATATGACTCCTTTTTGTTTaaatctctttattgtatttgagagactattaattagttgtttagatttaaactattttaaagatataatttgaactttggacttatttcgatttggttgtaatttttctttattttggacagttaagacttctttatattgctttggttttggttcaagtattttacttggacattagtttaacctttaagtaaccccttaattatGATGACAAAAGTAAGCTTCTGCTTAGTTTGTACTAAATTTCAGTTAGTCTTTATCTTCATAATTCGAGACAGTTACAGATATCattcaaaatcagaaaataactaataatttcatttaccaacttaatcataaaattttatttcccaaaaaaactaattatttatataaattatgatTGATCTATTATATTCTATA of the Amaranthus tricolor cultivar Red isolate AtriRed21 chromosome 6, ASM2621246v1, whole genome shotgun sequence genome contains:
- the LOC130815769 gene encoding probable 2' cyclic ADP-D-ribose synthase BdTIR; protein product: MQHSIFSKCFASSSRILRPTIRPSTLKQTCDVFINHRGNDTKRTIAGLLYQHLSDLGYNPFLDSKSMKPGDNLYKKIDPGITNCKIGVAVFSQRYCESYFCLHELALMMECKKKVIPIFWNVKPSELRVLDNRSCTTKELERFQRAIDEAKNIVGLTFDTSNGDWSEFLTSATNSIIQCLHEAEEDAENLHKHKITKY